A single region of the Candidatus Binataceae bacterium genome encodes:
- a CDS encoding glycosyltransferase family 4 protein: MARFLMVAYTTYLHDARVHRHAEALAERGHEIDVIVIAAGEPVELNGVNLVGIDVPRYRGASHSSYLKVYGRFFGRAASLAIGRSRKRPYDGVIICTMPDAAVLCAVPLRIFGSRILLDIHDTMPELYLDKFGDERGAFGARLLMKGERLCAGLADQVLAVHEPHRQRLIAVGIPDKKITVVANGPDFRIFGAERALPAPGAKFKLVCHGTVAHRLGLDLVVRAIALLRDRLPELEMLVIGDGDCYDDVVALAKELRVDDRIEFRGLVPTVELPAAFADATVGLVPQRSTHATNLMLPVKLLEYAALGIPVIASRLRTIEHYFGPREVRFFDPENIEDLAGAILEMHDNPAERLEMAARAHTAGARLSWDTQRESFYRAIDALIQKGELTSWSLQRPH, from the coding sequence GTGGCGCGCTTCCTGATGGTCGCGTACACGACCTATCTTCACGACGCCCGCGTGCACCGTCATGCGGAGGCGCTCGCCGAGCGCGGTCACGAAATTGATGTGATCGTTATCGCGGCGGGCGAGCCGGTCGAGCTGAACGGCGTCAACCTCGTTGGAATCGACGTGCCGCGTTACCGCGGCGCAAGTCATTCCTCGTACCTGAAAGTCTACGGGCGCTTTTTCGGCCGCGCGGCATCGCTCGCGATCGGCCGCAGCCGCAAGCGCCCTTACGACGGCGTGATTATTTGCACGATGCCGGATGCGGCGGTGCTGTGCGCCGTGCCGCTCAGAATTTTCGGCAGCCGCATCCTGCTCGATATCCACGACACGATGCCCGAGCTGTACCTCGACAAGTTTGGTGACGAGCGCGGCGCCTTCGGCGCGCGACTCCTGATGAAGGGGGAGCGGCTGTGTGCAGGGCTCGCCGACCAGGTGCTCGCGGTTCACGAACCCCATCGTCAGCGTCTTATCGCAGTGGGAATCCCTGACAAGAAGATCACTGTCGTCGCCAATGGTCCCGATTTTCGAATCTTCGGCGCCGAGCGGGCGCTGCCAGCCCCGGGAGCGAAGTTCAAGCTCGTATGCCATGGCACAGTGGCGCATCGGCTGGGACTCGATCTCGTGGTGCGCGCGATTGCGCTACTGCGCGATCGGCTGCCGGAGCTCGAGATGCTCGTTATCGGCGACGGGGATTGCTACGACGATGTCGTCGCTCTGGCAAAGGAGCTGCGTGTTGACGATCGCATCGAGTTTCGCGGCCTGGTGCCGACGGTCGAACTGCCCGCGGCATTCGCGGACGCGACTGTCGGCCTTGTGCCGCAGCGCTCGACCCACGCGACGAACCTGATGCTGCCGGTCAAGCTGCTCGAGTACGCGGCGCTCGGAATCCCGGTTATCGCGTCGCGGCTGCGCACTATCGAGCACTATTTCGGGCCGCGCGAAGTTCGCTTCTTCGACCCGGAAAATATCGAAGATCTCGCGGGCGCGATCCTCGAAATGCACGACAATCCTGCTGAGCGACTTGAGATGGCCGCGCGAGCGCACACCGCGGGAGCTCGCCTTTCGTGGGACACTCAGCGCGAGAGCTTTTATCGCGCAATCGATGCGCTGATTCAAAAAGGGGAACTCACATCGTGGAGCCTTCAAAGACCACACTAG
- a CDS encoding glycosyltransferase family A protein translates to MTKYIAITPARDEEAFIPGLITSMTSQKTLPERWIIIDDGSSDLTGAIIDEAAARYPFIEPKHLPRDREREPGGESVIMRFLDSNVWGDAEFLVRFDADMLFGPNYLQLLFDEFACDPKLGIASGELLEPEGGGEWAAARAPEFHTRGPSKVYSRACFDAIGGLESGLGWDTIDEVRAMMAGYRTRSFRHIQAYHRRTTNSARGLWRGRLAVGEAAWQSGYSPLFMIARAVGNSLEQPFPICGLLMLAGYFLAALKRKPVLVDQKIVRFVRDQQWRRLTMRESVWR, encoded by the coding sequence ATGACGAAGTATATCGCGATCACACCGGCCCGCGACGAAGAGGCGTTCATCCCGGGGCTTATCACCTCGATGACGTCGCAGAAGACGTTGCCCGAGCGGTGGATCATTATCGACGACGGATCGAGCGACCTTACTGGCGCGATAATCGACGAGGCTGCAGCGCGTTACCCGTTTATCGAACCCAAACATCTGCCACGGGATCGCGAACGTGAGCCCGGCGGCGAATCCGTCATCATGCGGTTTCTCGATTCGAACGTATGGGGCGACGCCGAGTTTCTGGTGCGTTTCGACGCCGATATGCTCTTTGGCCCAAACTATCTGCAACTCCTGTTCGACGAGTTCGCGTGCGATCCGAAGCTCGGGATCGCCAGCGGCGAATTGCTCGAGCCCGAGGGCGGCGGCGAATGGGCCGCGGCGCGGGCTCCGGAGTTTCATACCCGCGGTCCGAGCAAGGTTTATTCGCGCGCCTGTTTCGACGCGATCGGCGGACTCGAATCGGGCCTTGGCTGGGACACGATTGATGAAGTGCGCGCGATGATGGCGGGATACCGCACGCGCAGCTTTCGCCATATCCAGGCTTACCATCGACGCACCACTAACAGCGCGCGCGGCCTGTGGCGCGGACGGCTCGCGGTCGGCGAGGCGGCGTGGCAATCAGGATACTCGCCGCTTTTCATGATCGCGCGCGCCGTTGGCAACAGCCTTGAGCAGCCATTTCCGATCTGCGGCCTACTGATGCTGGCGGGATATTTTCTGGCCGCGCTCAAGCGCAAGCCGGTGCTGGTCGACCAGAAGATCGTGCGCTTTGTGCGCGACCAGCAATGGCGGCGCCTCACGATGAGGGAATCGGTATGGCGATGA
- a CDS encoding GNAT family N-acetyltransferase, whose product MNQGNLARKSAETQLEIGRVELEPWSTARAEWIAMVERSPDATVFHTCRWIESILAAYRFRIYVAALRSPQGAMLAGVPLAQSSQFWRQKLVALPYSDFCAPLEDEPGAAEILMAQLAAKQGLPPIEVRGFDAPAPWHKFEMFQRWIVNTEGSAEQIQQRFSRNFRAHIRRAETSGFVVERVDGADGLRRFYELIVTSRRQKGLPTQPAGFFRTIAKGMGDDAQIWFTIHAGRDLAVEFALTHRDCIYGKWMARAHDAGTGATEILIRKLILSHLGTHRRFDVGRTDMRNKGLVNFKRQHGAEPSPLPYVFTPDPPGNISSEHVTGTRALAMRLWPKLPRPVAEGLSAFIYRYLS is encoded by the coding sequence ATGAATCAAGGAAATCTCGCGCGCAAGAGCGCTGAAACTCAACTGGAAATTGGCCGCGTCGAGCTCGAGCCGTGGAGCACGGCGCGCGCGGAGTGGATCGCGATGGTCGAGCGCTCGCCGGATGCGACCGTATTTCATACCTGTCGCTGGATCGAGTCGATCCTGGCCGCGTACCGCTTCAGGATTTACGTGGCGGCGCTGAGAAGTCCGCAAGGGGCGATGTTGGCCGGAGTGCCGCTCGCACAATCGTCGCAATTCTGGCGCCAGAAGCTCGTGGCACTGCCCTATTCGGATTTTTGCGCGCCGCTCGAAGATGAGCCGGGAGCGGCGGAAATTCTGATGGCGCAGCTTGCGGCAAAGCAAGGCCTGCCGCCGATCGAAGTGCGCGGCTTCGACGCGCCCGCGCCGTGGCACAAATTTGAGATGTTCCAACGCTGGATCGTCAATACCGAGGGTAGCGCCGAACAAATCCAGCAGCGTTTCAGCCGTAATTTTCGCGCCCATATTCGGCGCGCCGAGACCTCGGGATTCGTGGTCGAGCGAGTCGATGGCGCCGATGGGCTCAGGCGCTTCTACGAGCTGATCGTTACTTCGCGGAGGCAAAAGGGATTGCCCACGCAGCCCGCCGGCTTCTTCCGCACGATCGCAAAAGGGATGGGCGACGACGCGCAAATCTGGTTCACCATCCACGCCGGGCGCGACCTCGCAGTCGAGTTCGCGCTGACGCATCGCGACTGTATCTACGGCAAGTGGATGGCGCGGGCGCATGACGCGGGCACAGGTGCGACAGAAATCCTAATCCGGAAATTGATCCTCAGCCATCTCGGCACGCATCGCCGCTTCGACGTCGGTCGCACCGATATGCGCAACAAGGGACTGGTCAACTTCAAGCGGCAGCATGGCGCCGAGCCGTCGCCGCTGCCCTACGTTTTCACGCCCGACCCGCCCGGCAACATCAGCTCAGAGCATGTCACCGGCACACGCGCACTTGCGATGCGCCTGTGGCCCAAACTGCCACGCCCGGTCGCCGAGGGACTCAGCGCTTTTATCTACAGGTATCTCTCATGA
- a CDS encoding oligosaccharide flippase family protein — translation MSEPHQIEPESIVGAVWNGALRGVRDNALAEVAMQVIKLGGFVVLARALMPSDFGIFRVVAAISMFLVPFAAAGLSDSLVQRETLGLDLEATSFWVSTMAAIAVAVALFCAAPSIASAMRMPSLSWALRAICIPMLIESGATVSGVRLRRGLRFAPLARADVFGEAAFFGTAIAMVIAGHRRESLITGLAARMATHGLAVYVADPFIPRLRFKIAGDLALVRFSSSVVGGQALRTLSSNADFMMVGWLLGSTQLGFYSMAWDLLRFVPDRVYAVAGRVALPAFCRLQNDDSALREGYRAIVDYSGRLVIPMAACAAVAAPEIIAALYGPAWAGTALPLRIMSFGLAMIGLRMAVGSIYYAKNHPAYEIFVQGARGIATITTVGTLAGTGLFGVSLGMSLLEGAMTLLAHALVCTLIGTAFMSLLANAAPGIKSALWCALATAAGKLLADAGDIHGAMALPIVTIGPAIVLAWFEFETTSKLLGALIATRPAVARAQG, via the coding sequence GTGAGCGAGCCTCATCAGATCGAACCCGAAAGCATCGTTGGCGCGGTGTGGAACGGCGCGCTGCGCGGGGTGCGCGACAATGCACTCGCGGAAGTCGCGATGCAGGTGATCAAGCTCGGCGGCTTCGTGGTGCTGGCGCGAGCGCTGATGCCGTCGGATTTCGGAATCTTCAGGGTGGTGGCGGCGATCTCGATGTTTCTTGTGCCGTTTGCGGCTGCGGGTCTAAGCGATTCGCTGGTGCAGCGCGAGACGCTCGGCCTCGATCTCGAAGCGACCAGCTTTTGGGTTTCGACGATGGCCGCAATCGCCGTCGCAGTTGCCCTGTTCTGCGCCGCCCCTTCGATCGCATCGGCAATGCGGATGCCGTCGCTGTCGTGGGCCTTGCGCGCGATCTGCATCCCGATGCTTATCGAGTCGGGCGCGACGGTGAGCGGCGTGCGGCTTCGTCGTGGGCTTCGATTCGCGCCGCTGGCCAGGGCCGACGTATTTGGCGAGGCGGCGTTTTTCGGCACCGCGATCGCGATGGTTATCGCGGGCCATCGGCGCGAGAGCCTGATCACCGGGCTGGCCGCGCGGATGGCGACGCATGGACTAGCGGTTTACGTCGCCGACCCGTTCATCCCGCGCCTGCGCTTCAAGATTGCGGGCGACCTCGCCCTGGTGCGGTTTTCATCGAGCGTAGTCGGTGGACAGGCGCTGCGAACGCTCTCGTCCAACGCCGACTTCATGATGGTCGGATGGCTGCTCGGCAGCACCCAGCTCGGTTTCTATTCGATGGCGTGGGACCTTCTGCGCTTCGTGCCTGATCGAGTGTACGCCGTGGCGGGGCGCGTCGCGCTGCCGGCGTTCTGCCGTCTGCAGAATGACGATTCGGCGCTGCGCGAGGGCTATCGGGCGATCGTCGATTACTCGGGACGGCTCGTGATTCCGATGGCGGCGTGCGCCGCGGTGGCGGCGCCCGAGATTATCGCGGCGCTTTATGGCCCCGCCTGGGCGGGCACGGCGCTGCCGCTGCGAATCATGTCGTTTGGCCTCGCGATGATCGGCCTCAGGATGGCGGTCGGATCGATTTACTACGCCAAGAATCACCCGGCATACGAAATTTTTGTTCAGGGCGCGCGAGGTATCGCGACGATCACGACCGTGGGCACGCTCGCGGGCACGGGCCTTTTCGGCGTGAGCCTCGGGATGAGTCTGCTCGAAGGCGCGATGACGCTGCTCGCGCATGCTCTGGTCTGCACGCTTATCGGCACCGCGTTCATGAGCCTGCTTGCCAATGCGGCGCCGGGAATAAAGAGCGCGCTCTGGTGCGCGCTTGCGACGGCAGCGGGCAAACTCCTCGCCGACGCCGGGGATATTCACGGCGCGATGGCGCTGCCGATAGTCACGATCGGACCCGCGATCGTGTTGGCCTGGTTCGAATTCGAAACCACGTCCAAGCTGCTGGGCGCCTTGATCGCGACGCGTCCGGCGGTAGCACGTGCGCAAGGCTGA